The following proteins are co-located in the Candidatus Deferrimicrobiaceae bacterium genome:
- a CDS encoding type II CAAX endopeptidase family protein has translation MSGDRLGLRELIISFFVLVFSFAIFHFLYRLGLEILNLYVPKVLKEYYLLAGSLALSIVYLSSNKIIKPEEYGFTKEKKLKMLLYGLAGGLLLSFLNLPLGAIIRGGEWGKPTGFIGLDNKQIFYIPYILLICIIFPIIEEVFYRGYAFNIIKNRYGFLVSIAVVSLCYGLIHLSPAAIIYSVALTIIYEHSGCLGASIVSHAVMNITFYITNSVFG, from the coding sequence GTGAGTGGCGATAGACTTGGTTTACGCGAATTAATAATATCATTTTTCGTACTGGTGTTCTCGTTTGCTATATTTCACTTTCTGTATAGGCTTGGATTGGAAATCCTTAATTTATATGTGCCAAAAGTATTGAAAGAATATTATTTGCTGGCAGGCTCACTCGCGCTTTCGATAGTATATCTTTCCAGTAATAAAATAATTAAACCTGAAGAATATGGATTTACTAAGGAAAAGAAATTAAAAATGCTTCTGTACGGATTGGCGGGTGGGCTATTGTTATCCTTTTTGAATTTGCCTTTAGGCGCCATTATTCGTGGGGGGGAATGGGGAAAACCTACTGGGTTTATTGGTTTAGATAACAAACAAATATTTTACATTCCATACATATTGCTTATCTGTATTATTTTCCCAATTATTGAAGAAGTGTTTTATCGGGGATATGCGTTTAATATTATAAAGAATAGATACGGTTTTCTTGTTTCTATTGCTGTTGTTTCTTTATGTTACGGGCTTATTCATTTGAGTCCAGCCGCCATTATATATTCTGTTGCCTTGACTATTATTTATGAACACTCAGGATGTCTCGGGGCAAGTATAGTTTCTCATGCGGTTATGAATATTACGTTCTATATAACCAATTCGGTGTTTGGGTGA
- a CDS encoding DUF2007 domain-containing protein has translation MKDKSIVLSVAIVVASFYLTIRLYFEAKYHSSVGWAIITSCLIFFLLWEILSKGNHKKELVYKYTDAVIFHERIKHGANKNEYVTVLSLKDSIKVKAIVDALKQNNVDSVVLDRNSAQMLQFLPGVEMRIMTPAKDYDESVRIIKGLLGQ, from the coding sequence ATGAAAGATAAATCAATAGTTCTATCCGTTGCTATCGTAGTTGCTAGTTTTTATCTAACAATTAGATTGTATTTCGAAGCAAAATATCACTCATCTGTCGGGTGGGCTATTATTACTTCGTGCTTGATATTCTTTTTATTGTGGGAAATTTTATCAAAAGGAAACCATAAAAAAGAATTAGTATATAAATATACGGATGCCGTGATATTCCATGAACGTATAAAGCACGGTGCAAACAAAAATGAATATGTAACGGTTCTATCGCTAAAGGACAGTATTAAAGTCAAAGCGATAGTAGATGCACTTAAGCAGAATAATGTGGATAGTGTTGTTCTAGACCGAAATTCTGCGCAAATGTTACAATTTCTTCCAGGTGTTGAGATGAGAATAATGACCCCTGCAAAGGATTATGATGAAAGTGTAAGGATTATCAAGGGCTTACTCGGCCAATAA
- a CDS encoding carboxyl transferase domain-containing protein, producing MKATKPLLTNPFDPIEKVEFNIPGEISRKTGGYEEAMKEGHDLIRRPVRSVSIDQVEKQHFKKRMTVWERLRVLTDKEPNVLYQNWGKNLDGASLVTAVVDIGGRDVAVYGHDFTVRAGSIDATNGTKLANIFKLAGEKGIPLIGMNDSAGAFVPAGVGGLDGYAEAFTALRKISGVVPTIMCMFGFNAGGGSYLPRQGSFVIQPSDTFFGLTGPGVVKSVLGEDITPEELGGPKVHSRTGVADLTVEDEVTALRTAVRLLGYVPDNNSASPPFQTTSDPITRKTWEINTLLKKAFNSPTGFNTPFDVSIIIQQVCDHGDYFEIQPKRAREVVTAFGRLGGHVVGFVANNSAVSSGQIDCDSAVKIARFVRFCNIYNIPIIFMEDTTGFLPGREQESRGIVQAGRSMLDSIVDVRTPRILLILRNAYGGAYASYNNYPTGADLVLALPTTRLAVMGPAGKEFVYKDELRKIRGAVTELITQGIKTKTDAGVNVGDAKIEAEREAAEWLKAQEGALNLRYEKELMNPKEGLALGSISSIVMPTNLRRVLGENMAFLLRHYKPSPMGGVQREFH from the coding sequence ATGAAAGCCACCAAGCCCTTGCTGACCAATCCGTTCGACCCGATCGAGAAAGTCGAATTCAATATTCCCGGCGAGATCTCGCGCAAAACCGGCGGCTACGAAGAGGCGATGAAGGAAGGGCACGACCTGATCCGTCGCCCGGTCCGGTCGGTCAGCATCGACCAGGTCGAGAAGCAGCACTTCAAGAAGCGCATGACCGTCTGGGAGCGCCTCCGCGTCCTGACCGACAAGGAACCCAATGTCCTTTACCAGAACTGGGGGAAGAACCTCGACGGGGCTTCGCTCGTAACCGCCGTCGTCGACATCGGCGGACGCGACGTGGCGGTCTACGGCCACGACTTCACCGTCCGCGCCGGTTCCATCGACGCGACCAACGGGACCAAGCTGGCCAACATCTTCAAGCTGGCGGGCGAGAAGGGGATCCCCCTGATCGGGATGAACGACAGCGCGGGCGCTTTCGTCCCCGCGGGCGTCGGGGGCCTCGACGGCTATGCGGAGGCCTTCACGGCGCTTCGGAAGATCAGCGGCGTCGTCCCGACCATCATGTGCATGTTCGGATTCAATGCGGGCGGCGGAAGCTATCTTCCGCGCCAGGGCAGCTTCGTCATCCAGCCCAGCGACACCTTCTTCGGTCTCACCGGCCCCGGCGTCGTCAAGTCGGTCCTGGGCGAGGACATCACCCCCGAGGAGCTGGGCGGGCCCAAGGTGCACAGCCGCACCGGCGTCGCAGACCTGACCGTCGAGGACGAAGTCACGGCGCTCCGCACCGCGGTGCGGTTGCTGGGATATGTGCCCGACAACAACAGCGCCAGCCCCCCGTTCCAGACCACGAGCGACCCGATCACCCGCAAGACGTGGGAGATCAACACGCTCCTCAAGAAGGCCTTCAACTCGCCGACCGGGTTCAACACGCCCTTCGACGTTTCGATCATCATCCAGCAGGTCTGCGACCACGGCGACTACTTCGAGATCCAGCCCAAGCGCGCCAGGGAAGTCGTCACGGCGTTCGGCCGGCTCGGTGGGCACGTCGTCGGCTTCGTCGCGAACAACAGCGCGGTGTCCTCGGGACAAATCGATTGCGATTCCGCCGTCAAGATCGCCCGCTTCGTCCGCTTCTGCAACATCTATAACATCCCGATCATCTTCATGGAGGACACGACCGGTTTCCTTCCCGGCCGCGAGCAGGAATCGCGCGGCATCGTCCAGGCGGGCCGGTCGATGCTCGACTCGATCGTCGACGTTCGCACCCCCCGGATCCTTCTGATCCTCCGCAACGCCTACGGCGGCGCCTATGCCTCCTACAACAACTATCCCACCGGCGCCGATCTCGTCCTGGCGCTTCCCACGACGCGGCTCGCGGTCATGGGGCCCGCCGGCAAGGAGTTCGTCTACAAGGACGAGCTCCGCAAGATCCGCGGGGCTGTGACCGAACTCATCACGCAAGGGATCAAGACCAAGACCGACGCCGGAGTCAACGTCGGCGACGCGAAGATCGAAGCCGAGCGGGAAGCCGCCGAGTGGCTGAAGGCGCAGGAGGGGGCACTCAACCTCCGCTACGAAAAGGAGCTGATGAACCCCAAGGAAGGGCTTGCGCTCGGCTCCATCTCCTCGATCGTCATGCCGACCAACCTCCGGAGGGTGCTTGGCGAGAACATGGCCTTCCTGCTCCGGCACTACAAGCCTTCCCCGATGGGCGGCGTCCAGCGCGAATTCCATTGA
- a CDS encoding (Fe-S)-binding protein translates to MIDRELAEKIAACVKCGSCRAVCTLYPERRTEVNVARGKIALLESAMAGEVGLPACGAIPLGEERDAAVREALADCLLCGRCERNCPNQVAVEEILVAGRTRFADKLGLPVWKRILFDEVLPSARALNAVRAAGNAAQHLLRKMPTESGLHYRFPDVAGLHGRTLPALPPIGFVASLGKDEARAGEVMLFPGCVFDLVMPEIGRDSYETLKAAWGEVTVSRDAACCGLPALASGDRAGAMKAISKNLVAMRAAAPRSIVFPCGSCLKMFRRDLLNVIPTDHPLRDAAEWVAERCVDYATSILDSPLVRILVPAPAAFGAGSVGWHDPCHLSGTLGRGEAGRELLERAVGRGFGEMKGTDRCCGYGGTFNARDYPTSARIGENKISLAIQGGTSTIVTACSGCILQLRDMAARVSRQTRVRHLAQVVRGLLPA, encoded by the coding sequence ATGATCGACCGGGAGCTTGCCGAGAAGATCGCGGCGTGCGTGAAGTGCGGCAGCTGTCGCGCGGTCTGCACCCTCTATCCCGAGCGCCGGACCGAGGTCAACGTGGCGCGCGGCAAGATCGCGCTGCTAGAATCCGCGATGGCGGGGGAGGTTGGATTGCCGGCATGCGGCGCCATCCCGCTGGGCGAAGAACGGGATGCCGCGGTGCGGGAAGCGCTCGCCGACTGCCTGCTTTGCGGCCGGTGCGAGCGGAACTGCCCGAACCAGGTCGCGGTCGAGGAGATCCTCGTCGCCGGCCGCACCCGATTCGCCGACAAGCTCGGGCTGCCGGTCTGGAAGCGCATCCTGTTCGACGAGGTACTTCCTTCGGCGAGGGCACTGAACGCTGTCCGCGCCGCCGGAAACGCCGCCCAGCACCTGTTGCGGAAGATGCCTACCGAGAGCGGCCTGCACTACCGCTTTCCCGACGTCGCCGGTCTTCACGGCCGGACGTTGCCGGCGCTTCCGCCCATTGGTTTCGTCGCTTCGCTCGGCAAGGACGAGGCCCGGGCCGGCGAGGTCATGTTGTTCCCCGGGTGCGTCTTCGACCTCGTCATGCCCGAAATCGGCCGGGATTCCTACGAGACGCTGAAAGCCGCATGGGGGGAGGTCACGGTATCGCGCGATGCCGCCTGCTGCGGCCTGCCGGCGCTCGCCTCCGGCGATCGCGCCGGGGCCATGAAGGCGATCTCGAAAAATCTCGTCGCGATGCGCGCAGCGGCTCCGCGGTCGATCGTCTTTCCGTGCGGCTCCTGCCTAAAGATGTTCCGGCGCGACCTCCTGAACGTGATCCCCACGGACCATCCCCTCCGGGATGCGGCCGAGTGGGTCGCCGAACGTTGCGTGGACTACGCGACCTCCATCCTCGATTCTCCGCTCGTGCGAATCCTCGTGCCTGCTCCCGCCGCATTCGGCGCGGGCAGCGTCGGCTGGCACGACCCCTGTCACCTGTCCGGGACGCTCGGCCGCGGGGAAGCCGGCCGCGAGCTGCTCGAACGCGCTGTAGGCAGGGGCTTCGGCGAAATGAAGGGAACCGACCGTTGCTGCGGCTACGGCGGAACCTTCAACGCCCGGGATTATCCGACTTCGGCACGCATCGGTGAAAACAAGATCTCCCTTGCCATCCAGGGCGGCACCTCGACTATCGTGACCGCATGCTCCGGCTGCATCCTCCAGTTGCGCGACATGGCCGCACGCGTCTCCCGTCAAACACGGGTTCGACACCTTGCGCAAGTCGTCCGCGGCTTGTTGCCTGCTTGA
- a CDS encoding ADP-ribosylglycohydrolase family protein gives MTTRLAEIAERKVRDRARGRIDQPSLFGEEPESIYQFLVRCGKAVPFMSRGEDCHLEFCREIDYEDRYRGVLLGQAIGAAMGRITQGLSAKDIEGLYGRVLMPPIPTGNAPPYNLAIAEYLVEEKQSSQEAYATVVATEIRLQEASEWEAAYSENLLDRRYPWFESGEPFPESAAAARCIPLALRHGGDFRRLKLECGLGAATTHPHPAAIAGAILLAGSIARLLHTVPGSLDAIPFLRTAAPFIGGIETDRSGGRNRTLSTFVRRVGTELPALLLRRAPIDEIAKSVGNGELPTEGIPFALGCVLSYPTDFREGVLAAVNAGQDAIRTGAMAGALAGALLGASSIPEGWISRLPARQRLESAAEGLLRLARQARN, from the coding sequence ATGACGACTCGCCTGGCCGAGATCGCCGAGCGCAAGGTTCGGGATCGGGCAAGGGGTCGCATCGACCAGCCCTCTCTTTTCGGGGAAGAGCCTGAATCGATCTACCAGTTCCTGGTTCGATGCGGGAAGGCCGTTCCCTTCATGTCCAGGGGTGAGGATTGCCACCTGGAATTCTGTCGGGAAATCGATTATGAAGATCGCTATCGAGGGGTGTTGCTCGGACAGGCGATCGGCGCCGCAATGGGACGCATTACCCAAGGATTATCCGCCAAGGACATCGAGGGGCTTTACGGCCGCGTGCTCATGCCCCCCATCCCCACCGGGAATGCCCCCCCCTATAATCTCGCGATCGCCGAATATCTCGTGGAGGAGAAGCAATCGTCCCAGGAAGCGTACGCCACGGTCGTGGCCACAGAAATCCGCCTGCAGGAAGCGAGCGAGTGGGAGGCCGCGTATTCCGAAAACCTGTTGGACCGTCGCTATCCGTGGTTCGAATCGGGAGAGCCGTTCCCGGAAAGTGCGGCCGCCGCGCGTTGCATCCCGCTGGCCTTGCGACACGGAGGCGATTTCCGTCGGTTGAAGCTCGAATGCGGCCTGGGTGCCGCAACCACGCATCCCCACCCAGCTGCCATCGCCGGCGCAATCCTGCTGGCCGGATCGATTGCCCGCCTTCTCCACACCGTTCCCGGTTCCCTGGACGCCATCCCGTTTTTACGCACGGCCGCGCCGTTCATCGGCGGGATCGAGACCGATAGGTCCGGTGGTCGCAACCGTACCCTTTCCACCTTCGTTCGTCGGGTCGGTACGGAACTTCCGGCCCTTTTATTGAGACGGGCGCCGATCGACGAGATCGCGAAATCGGTCGGTAACGGAGAACTCCCGACCGAAGGGATCCCGTTCGCGCTCGGCTGCGTCTTGTCGTATCCGACCGATTTTCGTGAGGGGGTTTTGGCGGCGGTCAACGCCGGCCAGGATGCGATCAGGACCGGTGCGATGGCGGGCGCGCTCGCCGGAGCGCTGCTTGGGGCGTCGTCGATCCCCGAGGGTTGGATTTCACGTCTTCCTGCCCGCCAGAGGCTCGAATCCGCCGCGGAAGGCCTGCTGCGCCTGGCACGCCAGGCCCGAAATTAG
- a CDS encoding FAD-linked oxidase C-terminal domain-containing protein, whose translation MEATSRTCLKDIFGDRFKDSPEDRLCYAYDATGKEFLPDAVAYPVDAEEVRQAILLANERRFPVIPRGAGSGFSGGCLPVRGGLVLSTERMNRVLSIDPANLLAVVEPGVVTETLKEEARRFSLFYPPDPASMKFGTIGGNIAECAGGMSAVKYGVTRDYVLGLEAVLGSGEMIRTGVSTAKGVVGYDLTRMLVGSEGTLGFVTRATLRLLPLPESTGTLLALFRDNGEASRAVAGIVEARITPSAMELMDRSAIDCVRRVVALDLPEETGCALLVEVDGAPPSVASELEGVEMALRAYGAIEVRRATDGPGRERLWKLRRSISPALRKIAPVKLNEDIVVPRSALPEMMAFLSELAARERLTIVNFGHAGDGNIHVNVMISGTDSDERRRADAAVETIFRKTVDLGGTISGEHGVGISKAPFFEMEVGPLGVSVMKRLKAAFDPNGILNPGKIWLEESAVTR comes from the coding sequence ATGGAAGCAACGTCACGTACCTGCCTGAAAGACATTTTCGGCGATCGTTTCAAGGATTCCCCCGAAGACCGGTTGTGCTACGCCTATGACGCCACGGGGAAAGAGTTCCTTCCCGACGCCGTCGCATATCCCGTCGATGCGGAAGAGGTCCGGCAGGCGATCCTCCTGGCCAACGAGCGCCGTTTTCCCGTGATCCCGCGGGGCGCCGGGTCCGGCTTCTCCGGCGGCTGCCTCCCGGTCCGGGGCGGGCTGGTGCTCTCGACCGAACGGATGAACCGCGTCCTGTCGATCGATCCCGCAAACCTGCTCGCGGTCGTGGAACCGGGCGTCGTGACAGAAACGCTCAAGGAAGAAGCACGCCGGTTCTCCCTGTTCTACCCACCCGACCCCGCTTCCATGAAATTCGGCACGATCGGCGGCAACATCGCCGAGTGCGCGGGCGGGATGTCTGCCGTCAAATACGGGGTGACGCGCGATTACGTTCTCGGGCTCGAAGCCGTCCTCGGCAGCGGCGAGATGATCCGCACGGGCGTGTCCACCGCCAAGGGCGTCGTCGGGTACGACCTGACCCGCATGCTCGTGGGCTCCGAAGGGACGCTCGGCTTCGTCACGCGGGCAACGCTCCGGCTTTTGCCGCTTCCGGAATCGACCGGCACGCTGCTTGCCCTGTTCCGGGACAACGGCGAGGCCTCCCGCGCGGTCGCCGGCATCGTCGAAGCACGCATCACCCCAAGCGCCATGGAGCTGATGGACCGCTCGGCGATCGACTGCGTCCGCCGCGTCGTTGCACTCGATCTTCCCGAGGAAACCGGGTGCGCGCTGCTCGTCGAAGTCGACGGCGCCCCCCCATCGGTCGCATCGGAGCTCGAGGGAGTCGAAATGGCGCTTCGCGCCTACGGCGCCATAGAAGTGCGTCGCGCAACCGACGGGCCGGGTCGGGAACGTCTCTGGAAGCTGCGGCGGTCGATCTCGCCGGCCCTCCGGAAGATCGCACCGGTCAAGCTCAACGAGGACATCGTCGTCCCGCGCAGCGCCCTTCCCGAGATGATGGCGTTTCTGTCGGAGCTGGCCGCCCGCGAGCGACTCACGATCGTCAACTTCGGCCACGCGGGCGACGGCAACATCCACGTCAACGTGATGATCTCCGGGACCGATTCCGACGAGCGCCGCCGGGCCGATGCGGCGGTCGAGACGATCTTCCGCAAGACGGTTGACCTGGGGGGGACCATTTCAGGCGAGCATGGCGTCGGGATCTCGAAAGCGCCATTTTTCGAGATGGAAGTCGGCCCACTGGGGGTTTCCGTCATGAAGCGGCTGAAGGCGGCGTTCGACCCCAACGGCATCCTGAATCCGGGGAAGATCTGGCTGGAAGAAAGCGCGGTTACCCGATGA
- a CDS encoding (Fe-S)-binding protein, with the protein MTGIGREIFWGVSAWAPGVMYALFGIVLLLSGWGMTRRGRAWRSGRPERENRFDDIPGRLLSLFRDAFCQARTLERFPGGLFHFLIYAGFLVLTIATLLVAVQHDLGYRILDGPFYVGFKIFADGFGLLMLLGCGAALSRRIFAPSPGQLHGVGEYAPLVFLIAVGATGFLVEGLRLSATQPAYAGASFVACRVSPLLSFLGDFEMQTAAHNAAWWAHLLLAFAFLASLPFSKMTHVATGPFSIFLRTARPAGALQSVPKIEEEERPGVLAVRDFSWKQLLSADACTRCGRCQDECPAFAADMPLSPRDVVLKTAASLHGGRFASPLPESGVPVSGGNAFAHDVLTPPTIWSCTTCRACVRACPVSIEHVDMIVDVRRGFVSESKIPDSVRVALRKTTDSGNPWGLPQADRMAWADGLDVRLASDGKPFEFLYWVGCAAAYDPRNRKVARSIATLLARAGVDFAVLGTEETCCGEAARRLGDEGLFQLGTVEAVREVFAKYGVRKIVTGCPHCFNTFRNEYPALGVQVEVVHHSQLLATLLASGRLAPRLPQPGTVAFHDSCYLGRCNGLFDEPRTSLASIPGLSVAETEKRRERSFCCGAGGGAMWLDLPGRRINHLRFDQLRATGARAFATACPYCLTMLEDAVSFHALEKTFDVRDISEYLAESMIPASERNGLGAILQMP; encoded by the coding sequence ATGACGGGAATCGGACGCGAGATTTTCTGGGGCGTATCCGCTTGGGCGCCAGGCGTCATGTATGCCCTGTTCGGGATCGTCCTGCTTCTGTCCGGATGGGGGATGACGCGGCGCGGCCGTGCCTGGCGCTCCGGGCGCCCCGAACGGGAGAACCGCTTCGACGACATTCCCGGAAGGCTGCTTTCGCTTTTCCGGGACGCCTTCTGCCAGGCGAGGACGCTCGAGCGATTTCCCGGCGGCCTGTTTCATTTCCTGATCTACGCCGGCTTCCTGGTGTTGACGATCGCTACGCTCCTGGTTGCGGTCCAGCACGACCTGGGCTATCGGATCCTGGACGGGCCGTTCTATGTCGGGTTCAAGATCTTCGCGGACGGCTTCGGCCTTCTGATGCTGCTCGGCTGCGGCGCGGCGCTTTCCAGGCGCATTTTCGCACCATCTCCCGGACAGCTTCACGGAGTCGGCGAGTATGCTCCACTGGTCTTCCTGATCGCGGTCGGCGCCACAGGGTTTCTGGTCGAGGGACTCCGTCTTTCCGCGACGCAGCCGGCGTATGCCGGCGCATCCTTCGTTGCCTGCCGGGTCTCCCCTCTCCTGTCCTTTCTCGGCGACTTCGAAATGCAGACTGCCGCGCACAATGCCGCCTGGTGGGCGCATCTCCTGCTGGCATTCGCCTTCCTGGCCTCTCTCCCGTTTTCGAAAATGACGCACGTGGCCACGGGCCCCTTTTCGATCTTCCTGCGCACCGCGCGTCCGGCCGGCGCACTCCAGTCCGTTCCGAAGATCGAGGAGGAAGAAAGGCCCGGCGTGCTGGCAGTCCGGGATTTCTCCTGGAAGCAGCTGCTTTCCGCCGATGCCTGCACGCGCTGCGGGCGTTGCCAGGACGAATGTCCGGCATTCGCCGCAGACATGCCCCTGTCCCCGCGCGATGTCGTGCTGAAGACCGCCGCCTCCCTGCACGGCGGCCGGTTCGCATCCCCGCTTCCCGAATCGGGTGTCCCCGTGTCCGGGGGCAACGCTTTCGCCCATGACGTGCTTACTCCCCCGACGATCTGGTCCTGCACCACCTGCCGTGCCTGCGTCCGCGCCTGCCCGGTCTCGATCGAGCATGTCGATATGATCGTCGATGTCCGCCGCGGATTCGTCTCCGAATCGAAGATTCCCGACAGCGTCCGTGTCGCCCTGCGAAAGACAACGGACAGCGGAAACCCCTGGGGGTTGCCCCAGGCCGACCGTATGGCCTGGGCCGACGGGCTTGACGTGCGGCTGGCTTCCGACGGAAAACCGTTCGAATTCCTTTACTGGGTCGGATGCGCGGCGGCCTACGATCCGCGGAACAGGAAGGTTGCCCGCTCGATCGCCACCCTGCTGGCACGCGCAGGCGTCGATTTTGCCGTTCTCGGGACCGAAGAAACCTGTTGCGGCGAGGCAGCGCGACGCTTGGGTGATGAGGGGCTCTTCCAACTCGGGACCGTCGAGGCTGTCCGGGAGGTCTTCGCGAAGTACGGGGTTCGCAAGATCGTTACCGGATGCCCCCATTGCTTCAACACGTTTCGTAACGAATACCCGGCGCTCGGCGTCCAGGTCGAGGTCGTCCACCATTCGCAGCTTCTCGCGACCCTCCTGGCATCGGGGAGACTCGCCCCCCGGCTCCCGCAGCCGGGCACGGTCGCGTTCCACGACAGCTGCTACCTCGGACGCTGCAACGGCCTGTTCGATGAACCGCGGACGTCGCTGGCCTCCATTCCAGGACTTTCGGTCGCCGAAACCGAAAAACGGCGGGAACGTTCCTTTTGCTGCGGGGCCGGCGGCGGGGCGATGTGGCTCGACCTTCCGGGACGGCGAATCAATCACCTGAGATTCGACCAGCTTCGGGCGACCGGGGCCCGGGCATTCGCCACGGCCTGCCCCTACTGCCTGACCATGCTGGAGGATGCGGTCAGTTTTCACGCCCTGGAGAAAACGTTCGATGTTCGGGACATTTCGGAATACCTGGCGGAATCCATGATCCCGGCATCGGAAAGAAACGGACTCGGAGCCATATTACAAATGCCGTAG